The Chryseolinea soli nucleotide sequence CGCTGCAGATCTGGATGAAGGTGCCGCGTCCGTGATATTTCATGAGCGGAAGGAGAAGCTTTGCCGCCATAAACCAAGAGGACAAGCTCTCGTATTGCATCTTGTCCCAGGTAACATAGTCGAGTTCGGTGAGCGGCAGCGTGGAGTAGGTAGCGCAGGACAGAATAATAACCAGGTCAATCCTTCCGTAACTCAATTGAATGTGATCGGCGATCTCTTTCGATCTTTCGTAGTCCGTCGGGTCGGTGACCAACGTCACTAATGAACCGGTGGAAATGTCGGCGACTTCAGTTTTTATCCGGAGAATCGTTTCCGCGTTGGGCGCAGGCACAATGACCAACGCACCGCGCTGAAGCAGCTGCCGGATAATCGAAATTTCAAGCGATTGCGTTGATCCTGCAACGATTGAAATGATATTCTTGAGTGACTGATCCATAGTGATGACATCCTTCGGG carries:
- a CDS encoding SDR family NAD(P)-dependent oxidoreductase; its protein translation is MDQSLKNIISIVAGSTQSLEISIIRQLLQRGALVIVPAPNAETILRIKTEVADISTGSLVTLVTDPTDYERSKEIADHIQLSYGRIDLVIILSCATYSTLPLTELDYVTWDKMQYESLSSWFMAAKLLLPLMKYHGRGTFIQICSDPILLTSAPSPLGRIASLLHMEMSKELDREVGAYGVRYYHVFSQPENENVNRDKEADFILGLFEDNSTKTKALFHSPPRNVLVEDLL